One genomic window of Notamacropus eugenii isolate mMacEug1 chromosome 6, mMacEug1.pri_v2, whole genome shotgun sequence includes the following:
- the BOD1L1 gene encoding biorientation of chromosomes in cell division protein 1-like 1 isoform X13 produces the protein MDLDESSGKNMESKTTRIKEVLKERKVLEKKVALSKKRKKDIRHTDDNSKKKSSEEDPKEALKTNEHCEKVSSSKELKHIYTKSDPSKPTRRLSESLHSADENKSESKMEKEQKRRTSTSFPLEGAQDTDIRDAKKHLEKSEMNTEEIQKQKSTLKNEKHLKKDDSETQHLKNIPKKEVRSNREKAEKEKTLSEDKLSTKHKYKVDVVYKTGDETELHASEKVLKGDESFQKQSQQPKISSDDKFDKKIKHKNERKISVFSKDGKTVSEYTIKNDETVRKENSKKDRHISAEKVKSEHKSRRSSDSKVQKDSQSSKQHNYTTQKKNENYSEDKCDMESANSDSNLKAEDIFHKERRRTKSLVEDRFLLKSKSKSHNKPSKANETELQENITKQATQKPDKEKILEESDTDKQRKPKSDDKILEDTSVESEFESTSSSTHSSLKDASHKIKLPMGEKSLTKEKHRSDKDSSSRLERKLSEGHKSKSSKHGSKEIKKKEENKSDEKDGKEIENNHEKAKGSSLVMEKKLSRRLCESRRGSMSSQESTKGEEKLLVDNIPSLQKPRKSGDSLLIPGQESMEVDTEQIFGNVFEVSKTQDNSNISLGQEIGSENMVKLQTSPLVPSGELRTIVNDLKSVDSTFKSEHQSTPSNNSEKNIEHENTVAEKINTPGLASKQNSEERESIQQEAHQVGIDPEVIHGIFQNVPSENADTQKNFTSITKFDEESVTPLLSSSTKEPTFKHSINTKSSQNLISTAGLPDKDSHNLDRSSLAEERIVFESETANASYIDHSSVLGTSLNMKESETTELSSSNIEHDESSFISQPMRENSASIKNFKGSDQGTTLDNEQENEKCTVSQDNLKTDMVINNEDVNTTEFILTKVTDKENDGIVLDTSLEQDMNAVADTGKKEECDVDLVIEPTIEKDTVSVEPAENTSINTLIMRRLEGAANVINDVEGRNENSEVGTSAGGNGFTPLHQRKETTKITAVGITKVEKVAIATSTGEKGDAVTMNLVKAGDVTATSTGREESEVTVFCTSIEADEGFVTGICTADNHVPIGTEVNEYTVVAAAEEGGGVTEGFAESETLLTSTKEGENGECTGAEERDKDSGTAHTVKMEDNVNSAETEEKDDAVTSAGSEEKRNGSSSRNSGVVEGTFTCISEVESDGAVTSAGTEVTEGSLSSQDVDEFQRSMTRTSPQKETEGTVTCTGLEGRSDNFIICSVTDGEAQEESMVTGAGVILIDNDATTGVSANQEGEDSVNDGTEGESAVTSTGITEEGEGGASCTGSEDSSEGFPISSESEENGESTMDSTVAKEVTNITLIAVGPCDDEGIVTSTGAKEEDEEDEGVVTSTGRGNEVGNTLTCTGIEEEVEGALTCLSAEEGENLMICAIVEHVEAEAGVAVINTNESGVDSMTSAEKEVKHGMIYSSAKEIVESSVTSAVSEKADMAQIPMDVEECDGPMTSAATNNNDSQLTVEEKDEDATISTGIVESDEILVSEAVPEYEVEHILPASEKDDDDLSTVASEDNKNQSISAGSESKSKGLMISTSTSDEYCVPLLSTVAEDNESHCSTAGIKENDGIAIELEEFEAPMPSAVIEDQSQLPAAAGKAEKDECAMISTSIVEEFDAPMSSATVENYEVQHPVATTEERNENIISVAAEDYEAPMSSATTELERQLASTSKDEKDECALISTSITEECEGPVSSEVVERENEHPATVIEEKDGSALISTSSGEDCEGPVSSAVPENKDHPPASRVEEINDTSMISTSTIEECEVVMTSTVPQDNRFTPTITEEINDGAIISTSTTEEYVVVVTSLDKQETTQPAAVGTEEDESSSVVSPEKVRECEVPMPSIVAENDDSQSPRPVIKEKETSTVIPINSMEEYENSSDNELTQEEKNNSSFSALNIEDESLHDGEREVGNDAATSNSIRNTSTIITETAENSLVNQSRNKEMSEDMTKDSIVSICSSAAVNVSTEKTEDVPDAKEVTSELSGIPFEEVKHSDYLKTKNPECISDLVSEIILSKPRISPCGEQSPLLAPKWDNNITINSNHDDELIFEAIVEKNSDHDGIKNLVKVEENLGINISSVEDVQDTGSRETLPNVLEGLEQKTNLETETAVPSEEEKSQYISKIPEGLDGEGESGIVEPQKVTAFENKSTNVKNSDLETSEDIHSCKEKKMLSESTNEIKVDRPANEKDILEAAQSQTIEVKAQEEVELPCQEDGDNIPRRKRKKHSSFSEDELGDSLDSYTEVVQSLCSETKPPVTKEESSEGTEEICQGSIKNTASRSTADKGEHSSKEAYDEKTEENEEDSVKSPEEDHPVIVKRKRGRPRKYPVETTVKMKEDSKTDTDTVSIQQSPPRDKLKIDQMDDSNKEIASEEVNLTNDNGEEKMGAIMRRRGRKPKRSFTASEDAAETSEPERKRQKSMSEAVEDKKDRESEEEEEEEEEEEDEKCSRATTRSATRLEAQRKQPSKPATRATSKLGSPETFSPRNRQKLAKEKLSTREKVSKSPPLGRLKAQLSPPAKRKREASPPVVRTRGQQKVEEAPGKKAKRSH, from the exons GCATACTGATGATAATTCTAAAAAGAAGAGTTCTGAAGAAGACCCCAAAgaagcactgaaaacaaatgag cattgTGAAAAGGTATCCTCTTCAAAGGAACTGAAGCACATTTATACAAAAAGTGACCCAAGCAAACCTACTCGGAGACTTTCTGAGTCATTACATTCAGCTGATGAAAACAAAAGTGAatccaaaatggaaaaggaacagaaaagacgGACATCTACCTCCTTTCCACTGGAAGGAGCACAAGACACTGACATAAGAGATGCCAAAAAACATTTGGAAAAGTCAGAGATGAACACTGAAGAAATTCAGAAGCAAAAAAGTACACTTAAAAATGAGAAGCATCTTAAGAAAGATGATTCTGAAAcacagcatttaaaaaatatacccAAGAAGGAAGTGAGATcaaacagagaaaaggcagaaaaggagaaaactctATCAGAAGATAAATTGTCTAcaaaacataaatataaagtagATGTTGTATATAAAACAGGTGATGAGACTGAACTCCATGCTTCTGAGAAAGTCTTGAAAGGAGATGAGAGTTTTCAAAAACAGAGTCAGCAACCAAAGATTTCTTCTGATGATAAatttgacaaaaaaattaaacataagaATGAACGGAAAATATCAGTATTTAGCAAAGATGGAAAAACAGTTTCTGAatatactataaaaaatgatgaaactgttcgtaaagaaaacagcaaaaaagatAGACATATTTCAGCTGAAAAAGTTAAATCAGAACACAAGTCAAGAAGATCAAGTGATTCTAAAGTTCAGAAAGACTCCCAAAGTTCCAAACAGCACAATTACacaactcagaaaaaaaatgaaaattattcagAAGATAAGTGTGATATGGAATCAGCAAATTCAGATAGTAATTTAAAAGCAGAAGACATTTTTCACAAGGAGCGAAGAAGAACAAAGAGCTTAGTTgaagatagatttttattaaaGTCTAAATCAAAAAGTCATAACAAGCCATCAAAAGCAAATGAAACAGAATTACAAGAAAATATCACAAAACAAGCTACTCAAAAGCCTGACAAAGAAAAAATCTTAGAAGAAAGTGACACCGATAAACAACGTAAACCCAAAAGTGATGATAAAATTCTAGAGGATACTAGTGTTGAATCTGAATTTGAAAGTACTTCCTCATCTACTCATAGCTCATTGAAAGATGCTAGTCACAAAATTAAATTACCAATGGGAGAAAAGTCAttgacaaaagaaaaacacaggaGTGATAAAGACTCGAGTTCCAGGCTTGAAAGGAAATTATCAGAAGGACACAAAAGTAAAAGCTCAAAGCATGGTAGTAAGGaaattaaaaagaaggaagaaaacaaatcagATGAAAAGGAtggtaaagaaattgaaaataatcatgaAAAGGCTAAAGGCAGTAGTTTagtcatggaaaaaaaattaagtagaagGCTATGTGAAAGTCGGAGAGGAAGTATGTCATCACAAGAATCAACCAAAGGAGAGGAAAAGTTATTAGTAGACAATATTCCCTCTCTTCAGAAACCAAGAAAGAGTGGTGATAGCTTATTAATTCCTGGGCAAGAGTCAATGGAAGTTGATACAGAGCAaatctttggaaatgtttttgaaGTCTCTAAAACCCAAGACAATAGCAACATCAGCTTAGGGCAAGAAATTGGATCTGAAAACATGGTGAAACTTCAAACTTCACCCCTAGTTCCAAGTGGTGAATTAAGAACAATTGTAAATGATCTAAAATCAGTAGATTCCACCTTTAAGTCAGAACATCAATCAACACCTAGCAATAATTCTGAAAAGAATATTGAACATGAAAATACCGTTGCTGAGAAAATAAATACTCCAGGCCTTGCATCCAAGCAAAATTCTGAAGAGAGAGAATCCATTCAGCAAGAAGCACATCAAGTGGGTATAGACCCTGAAGTCATTCATGGAATTTTTCAAAATGTCCCTTCAGAGAATGCTGACACACAGAAGAATTTTACAAGCATAACCAAATTTGATGAGGAAAGTGTTACTCCATTACTCAGTTCTTCCACTAAAGAACCAACATTTAAACATTCCATAAACACAAAATCCTCACAGAATTTAATTTCTACAGCTGGTTTGCCTGATAAAGACTCTCATAATTTAGATAGAAGTTCTTTAGCTGAGGAAAGAATTGTTTTTGAAAGTGAAACAGCAAACGCTTCGTACATAGACCACTCTTCTGTCTTGGGGACAAGtttgaatatgaaggaatctGAAACCACTGAGTTGAGTAGCAGCAACATAGAACATGATGAGAGTTCTTTCATAAGTCAACCAATGAGAGAAAACAGTGCTAGTATCAAAAACTTTAAAGGAAGTGATCAGGGAACTACATTAGACaatgaacaagaaaatgaaaagtgcACGGTGTCTCAAGATAACTTGAAAACTGACATGGTTATAAATAATGAGGATGTTAACACAACAGAATTTATTTTGACAAAAGTAACTGATAAGGAAAATGATGGTATAGTTCTAGATACTAGCTTAGAACAAGATATGAATGCTGTTGCAGATACTGGCAAGAAAGAAGAATGTGATGTTGATTTGGTAATAGAGCCTACTATAGAAAAAGATACAGTAAGTGTTGAACCTGCAGAAAATACAAGCATTAACACTCTAATTATGAGAAGACTAGAAGGAGCTGCAAATGTGATAAATGATgttgaaggaaggaatgaaaatagTGAGGTAGGCACCAGTGCAGGGGGTAATGGATTCACTCCTCTacaccaaagaaaagaaacaactaAAATCACTGCAGTGGGGATTACTAAAGTGGAAAAGGTTGCTATTGCCACCAGTACTGGAGAAAAAGGTGACGCAGTTACCATGAACTTGGTAAAGGCAGGTGATGTCACCGCAACATCGACaggcagagaagaaagtgaggtcacTGTATTCTGTACAAGTATTGAGGCAGATGAAGGCTTTGTAACAGGTATATGTACTGCAGATAATCATGTTCCTATTGGAACAGAAGTTAATGAATATACTGTTGTTGCAGCAGCTGAAGAAGGTGGTGGTGTCACTGAAGGATTTGCTGAAAGTGAAACTTTACTCACTAGTactaaggaaggagaaaatggagaatgCACAGGTgcagaagaaagagataaagactCTGGCACAGCTCATACAGTAAAAATGGAGGATAATGTAAATAGTGctgagacagaagagaaagatgaTGCTGTTACAAGTGCAGGCTCTGAAGAGAAACGTAATGGTTCCTCAAGCAGAAATTCAGGAGTAGTTGAAGGTACTTTTACTTGTATAAGTGAAGTAGAAAGTGATGGAGCTGTAACAAGTGCTGGCACAGAAGTAACAGAGGGATCTTTAAGTAGTCAAGATGTAGATGAATTCCAGAGAAGTATGACCAGAACAAGTCCccaaaaagaaactgagggtaCTGTGACCTGTACGGGACTGGAAGGAAGAAGTGATAACTTTATTATTTGCTCAGTGACTGATGGAGAAGCACAAGAAGAGAGCATGGTTACTGGTGCTGGTGTAATATTGATAGATAATGATGCCACAACTGGTGTAAGTGCCAACCAAGAAGGTGAAGATTCTGTAAATGATGGTACAGAAGGTGAAAGTGCAGTCACTAGCACAGGAATAACAGAAGAAGGTGAGGGGGGAGCAAGTTGTACAGGATCTGAAGATAGCAGTGAAGGCTTCCCAATAAGCTCTGAAtcagaagaaaatggagagagtACAATGGATAGTACAGTGGCTAAAGAAGTCACTAATATCACACTGATTGCTGTTGGTCCATGTGATGATGAAGGCATTGTGACCAGCACAGGTgcaaaagaagaagatgaagaggatGAGGGTGTTGTTACTAGTACAGGTCGAGGAAATGAGGTTGGGAACACTTTAACTTGCACAGGAATAGAGGAAGAGGTTGAAGGTGCACTGACTTGTCTAAGTGCAGAAGAAGGTGAAAATTTGATGATCTGTGCTATTGTTGAACATGTTGAAGCTGAGGCGGGTGTGGCTGTcataaatacaaatgaaagtGGAGTTGATAGTATGACTAGTGCAGAAAAAGAAGTGAAACATGGAATGATCTACTCCAGTGCAAAGGAGATTGTTGAAAGCAGTGTTACCAGTGCAGTTTCGGAAAAGGCTGACATGGCACAAATCCCTATGGATGTAGAAGAATGTGATGGTCCCATGACCAGTGCAGctacaaataataatgatagtcaGCTCACTGttgaagaaaaagatgaagatgCCACAATTTCCACTGGCATAGTTGAAAGTGATGAGATTCTAGTGTCTGAAGCAGTCCCGGAATATGAAGTTGAACACATTCTTCCAGCAAGtgaaaaagatgatgatgatctCTCCACTGTGGCCAGTGAGGATAACAAAAACCAAAGTATTTCTGCCGGCAGTGAAAGCAAGAGTAAAGGTTTGATGATTTCTACCAGCACTTCAGATGAATATTGTGTCCCTTTACTAAGCACAGTTGCAGAAGATAATGAAAGTCATTGTAGTACTGCaggaatcaaagaaaatgatGGGATTGCTATAGAACTTGAAGAATTTGAAGCACCAATGCCCAGTGCAGTTATAGAAGACCAAAGTCAGCTTCCTGCTGCTGCTGGAAAAGCAGAAAAGGATGAGTGTGCCATGATTTCCACAAGCATAGTGGAGGAGTTTGATGCACCTATGTCCAGTGCAACTGTTGAAAATTATGAGGTTCAGCACCCTGTGGCCACaactgaggaaagaaatgaaaacatcatCTCTGTAGCTGCTGAAGATTATGAGGCACCTATGTCCAGTGCAACCACAGAACTTGAAAGACAGCTTGCTTCTACtagcaaagatgaaaaagatgaaTGCGCACTAATCTCTACAAGTATAACAGAAGAATGTGAAGGGCCTGTTTCTAGTGAGGTTGTTGAAAGGGAAAATGAACATCCTGCCAcagtaatagaagaaaaagatggGAGTGCTCTAATCTCTACCAGCTCAGGGGAAGATTGTGAGGGACCAGTGTCCAGTGCAGTCCCAGAGAACAAAGATCATCCCCCTGCCAGTAGAGTGGAAGAAATCAATGATACTTCCATGATCTCCACAAGCACTATTGAAGAATGTGAGGTAGTCATGACAAGCACAGTCCCACAGGATAATAGATTTACTCCCACaataactgaagaaataaatgatGGTGCTATCATTTCCACCAGCACAACTGAGGAATATGTAGTGGTTGTGACTAGCCTAGACAAACAGGAAACAACTCAACCTGCTGCAGTAGGTACAGAAGAAGATGAAAGCTCTTCTGTGGTGTCACCTGAAAAAGTAAGAGAATGTGAGGTTCCCATGCCAAGCATAGTTGCTGAAAATGATGACTCTCAAAGTCCTAGGCcagttataaaagaaaaagagactagTACAGTGATACCAATAAACTCCATGGAAGAATATGAGAATTCTTCAGATAATGAGCtcacacaggaagaaaaaaataatagctccTTTAGCGCTCTAAATATAGAAGATGAAAGTCTCCATGATGGAGAAAGGGAAGTTGGAAATGATGCTGCCACAAGCAATTCAATAAGAAATACCTCAACCATTATTACAGAAACAGCTGAGAACTCCCTTGTGAATCAgagcagaaataaagaaatgtcTGAGGATATGACTAAAGACTCTATAGTCAGTATTTGTTCTTCTGCAGCAGTAAATGTCAGtactgaaaaaactgaagatgTACCAGATGCCAAAGAAGTAACATCAGAACTTTCTGGTATTCCTTTTGAGGAAGTAAAGCATAGTGACTACTTGAAAACCAAAAACCCTGAGTGTATTAGTGATCTAGTGTCAGAAATTATTCTTTCTAAACCCAGGATTTCTCCTTGTGGTGAACAGTCCCCTCTATTAGCTCCTAAATGGGATAATAACATAACTATAAATAGTAATCACGATGATGAACTCATTTTTGAAGCTATAGTAGAAAAAAATAGTGACCATGATGGCATAAAGAACTTAGTGAAGGTGGAAGAAAACCTTGGAATTAACATTTCTTCTGTAGAAGATGTGCAGGATACAG gCAGTAGAGAGACTCTACCAAATGTTTTGGAAGGATTAGAACAGAAAACTAACTTGGAAACTGAG ACTGCTGTGCCTTCCGAAGAGGAGAAAAGTCAGTATATTTCAAAAATACCAGAAGGCCTtgatggagaaggagaaagtggaATAG TTGAACCACAGAAAGTTACAGCATTTGAGAATAAGTCAACAAAT GTAAAAAACTCAGACTTAGAAACAAGTGAAGACATTCACAGttgcaaggaaaagaaaatgctttcGGAAAGCACTAATGaaataaaag TAGATAGACCTGCCAACGAAAAGGACATCTTGGAAGCTGCCCAAAGTCAGACCATTGAAGTGAAAGCTCAAGAAGAGGTAG AATTGCCTTGCcaagaagatggagataatatacctagaagaaaaaggaaaaaacattctTCCTTTTCGGAAGATGAACTGG GTGATAGCCTGGACTCATACACAGAAGTGGTACAGAGTCTGTGTTCTGAAACAAAACCACCAGTTACAAAG GAAGAGAGTTCTGAAGGAACTGAAGAAATATGCCAAGGAAGTATTAAAAATACTGCCTCAAGGTCCACAGCAGACAAGG GTGAGCATAGTAGCAAAGAAGCTTATGATGAAAAGACAGAGGAGAATGAAGAGGACAGTGTAAAATCTCCAGAG GAAGACCATCCTGTAATAGTTAAACGGAAAAGAGGAAGACCTCGTAAATACCCTGTAGAAACAACAGTAAAAATGA aagaggaCTCCAAAACAGATACTGATACTGTAAGT aTACAGCAATCTCCACCAAGGGACAAACTGAAGATTGATCAAATGG atgaCTCTAATAAAGAGATAGCAAGCGAAGAAGTGAATTTGACCAAT GacaatggagaagagaaaatgggagcAATTATGCGTCGCAGAGGAAGGAAGCCCAAGCGCTCTTTCACAGCATCAGAAGACGCTG CAGAAACAtcagagccagaaagaaaacGTCAGAAATCAATGTCTGAAGCAGTTGAGGACAAGAAAGACCGAGAgtctgaggaggaagaggaggaggaggaagaagaggaggatgaaAAGTGTTCAAGAGCCACAACGAGATCAGCTACAAGATTAGAAGCTCAGAG